A single region of the Sciurus carolinensis chromosome 16, mSciCar1.2, whole genome shotgun sequence genome encodes:
- the Exoc3l1 gene encoding exocyst complex component 3-like protein isoform X3 has translation MESAAKDKMKPALPCGSSSPGPEWPEQERAEQLARGAALKWASGIFYRPEQLTRLSQYRSREVQRTCSLEARIKSVVQSYLEGVQTGVWHLSRALEAVQGTREALSQARGLLKSMAQASQSLEPLRERVIQHKQLQALSQLLPRLQAVPAAMANTQTLIDAQRLLEAYVSLRELEQLQEETWASLGGLELPVFQGLGLLAESLSQAIETAAMAARQLAREDPALLVAALRVAEVEAGRTTPVGQTPRDWRQRCLHALQTGLEQVHFSTTTLPEPGALAGWLKALQVALPAELATAEALVAPCCPPHYKVVQLWAHTLHNGLRRSLQHLLAGPELGAADAFALLHWALHVYLGQEMMGSLELGPEVDVSQLEPLLTLENIEQLQATFVAKVQASVAQWLQKALDGEIAEWGREQEPNTDPSGFYHSPMPAIVLQILTENIRVSSLVSESLQQRVHGMALSELGTFLRRDHLRGEAMAPHYVPYLLAAFNHQSALSSSVSILQPDGAASGVLAPIEAALDELQRRICRLVLEALQVELQPLFESVPSRQWLSSSELLDCVRDQTSRFCRDFWRVRSPAVELLLAEAERTVVLQYLQALMSGRLVCRDADERTQAAERLQHDAAQLKELFLGLGLEESSHCAPVLLALRELLNLRDPTLLGLEVAGLRQQFPDVSEDHVSALLDLRGDVSREQRQAALISLQDGPPPSPLMGHRALFSLVPAPTPSLSSCLPSGPCS, from the exons ATGGAGTCAGCAGCCAAGGACAAAATGAAGCCTGCACTTCCCTGTG GCTCTTCTTCCCCAGGGCCTGAGTGGCCAGAGCAGGAGCGGGCAGAGCAACTGGCTAGGGGTGCAGCACTCAAGTGGGCCTCAGGCATCTTCTACCGGCCGGAGCAGCTGACCAGGCTGAGCCAGTACCGTAGTCGAGAGGTGCAGCGTACCTGCTCCCTAGAAGCACGCATCAAG TCAGTGGTGCAGTCATACCTGGAAGGTGTGCAGACTGGTGTGTGGCATCTGTCCCGTGCCCTTGAGGCAGTGCAGGGAACCCGTGAAGCCCTGAGCCAGGCCCGTGGGTTACTCAAGAGTATGGCCCAGGCCTCACAGAGCCTAGAGCCCCTTCGGGAGCGGGTTATCCAACATAAGCAACTGCAGGCCCTGTCTCAGTTGCTGCCCCGGCTGCAGGCAG TGCCAGCTGCAATGGCCAACACACAGACCCTGATTGATGCCCAGCGACTCTTGGAGGCATATGTGAGCCTGCGGGAATTGGAGCAGCTGCAAGAGGAGACATGGGCATCTCTTGGGGGCCTTGAGTTGCCAGTCTTTCAGGGCCTGGGCCTTCTGGCTGAGTCACTGAGCCAGGCTATAGAGACAGCTGCAATGGCTGCCAGGCAGCTGGCACGAGAAGATCCAGCCCTGCTGGTGGCTGCTCTTCGTGTGGCAGAGGTGGAGGCTGGGCGCACAACTCCTGTGGGGCAGACTCCCCGAGATTGGCGGCAACGCTGTCTGCATGCACTACAGACAGGCCTGGAGCAAGTTCACTTTTCAACAACCACGCTTCCTGAACCAGGGGCCCTAGCAGGGTGGCTGAAGGCTCTGCAAGTAGCCCTGCCTGCTGAGTTGGCCACAGCTGAGGCACTAGTGGCACCCTGTTGCCCACCACACTACAAAGTGGTGCAGCTCTGGGCCCACACCCTGCACAATGGCCTGCGCCGCAGCCTGCAGCATCTCCTTGCAGGGCCTGAGCTGGGAGCTGCTGATGCCTTCGCCTTGTTGCACTGGGCACTGCATGTGTACTTGGG GCAGGAAATGATGGGGAGCCTGGAATTGGGGCCTGAAGTTGATGTTTCCCAGCTGGAGCCCCTTCTGACGTTGGAGAACATTGAGCAGCTGCAGGCAACATTTGTGGCCAAAGTCCAG GCAAGTGTGGCCCAGTGGCTGCAGAAGGCACTGGATGGGGAAATAGCTGAATGGGGCCGGGAGCAGGAGCCCAACACAGACCCATCTGGCTTCTACCACTCACCAATGCCAGCTATTGTACTGCAG ATATTGACTGAGAACATTCGTGTGAGCAGCCTGGTCAGCGAGTCACTACAGCAGCGGGTGCATGGCATGGCACTGTCAGAACTGGGCACATTCCTGAGGAG AGATCACCTCAGAGGGGAAGCCATGGCCCCTCACTATGTGCCCTACCTCCTGGCAGCCTTCAACCACCAATCAGCACTGAG CTCCTCAGTGTCCATCCTGCAACCCGACGGAGCAGCTTCAGGGGTCTTGGCTCCGATAGAAGCCGCGCTGGACGAGTTGCAGAGGAGGATCTGCCGTCTGGTATTGGAGGCACTGCAGGTGGAGCTTCAG cccctgtttgAATCTGTGCCCTCGCGCCAGTGGCTGTCGAGCTCCGAGTTGCTGGACTGTGTGCGCGATCAGACGTCACGATTCTGCCGGGATTTCTGGCGTGTGCGGAGCCCCGCGGTTGAA TTGCTGTTGGCAGAGGCAGAGCGCACGGTGGTATTGCAGTACTTACAAGCGCTGATGTCAGGTCGCCTAGTGTGCCGCGATGCAGACGAACGAACCCAGGCTGCCGAGCGACTGCAGCACGATGCCGCCCAGCTTAAGGAGCTTTTCCTCGGTTTG GGTCTGGAGGAGAGCTCGCATTGTGCGCCGGTGCTGCTCGCCTTGAGGGAGTTGCTGAATCTGCGCGACCCCACGCTGCTTGGCCTGGAAGTGGCAGGCCTGAGGCAACAATTTCCGGACGTGAG CGAGGACCACGTCTCTGCCCTTTTGGATCTGCGCGGGGACGTGTCCCGAGAGCAGCGTCAGGCCGCACTCATCTCCTTGCAGGATGGCCCGCCGCCTTCGCCCCTCATGGGCCACCGCGCTCTCTTCAGCCTGGTGCCGGCGCCTACGCCCTcgctctcctcctgcctcccctcggGGCCCTGCTCTTGA
- the Exoc3l1 gene encoding exocyst complex component 3-like protein isoform X4, with translation MAQASQSLEPLRERVIQHKQLQALSQLLPRLQAVPAAMANTQTLIDAQRLLEAYVSLRELEQLQEETWASLGGLELPVFQGLGLLAESLSQAIETAAMAARQLAREDPALLVAALRVAEVEAGRTTPVGQTPRDWRQRCLHALQTGLEQVHFSTTTLPEPGALAGWLKALQVALPAELATAEALVAPCCPPHYKVVQLWAHTLHNGLRRSLQHLLAGPELGAADAFALLHWALHVYLGQEMMGSLELGPEVDVSQLEPLLTLENIEQLQATFVAKVQASVAQWLQKALDGEIAEWGREQEPNTDPSGFYHSPMPAIVLQILTENIRVSSLVSESLQQRVHGMALSELGTFLRSFSDALIRFSRDHLRGEAMAPHYVPYLLAAFNHQSALSSSVSILQPDGAASGVLAPIEAALDELQRRICRLVLEALQVELQPLFESVPSRQWLSSSELLDCVRDQTSRFCRDFWRVRSPAVELLLAEAERTVVLQYLQALMSGRLVCRDADERTQAAERLQHDAAQLKELFLGLGLEESSHCAPVLLALRELLNLRDPTLLGLEVAGLRQQFPDVSEDHVSALLDLRGDVSREQRQAALISLQDGPPPSPLMGHRALFSLVPAPTPSLSSCLPSGPCS, from the exons ATGGCCCAGGCCTCACAGAGCCTAGAGCCCCTTCGGGAGCGGGTTATCCAACATAAGCAACTGCAGGCCCTGTCTCAGTTGCTGCCCCGGCTGCAGGCAG TGCCAGCTGCAATGGCCAACACACAGACCCTGATTGATGCCCAGCGACTCTTGGAGGCATATGTGAGCCTGCGGGAATTGGAGCAGCTGCAAGAGGAGACATGGGCATCTCTTGGGGGCCTTGAGTTGCCAGTCTTTCAGGGCCTGGGCCTTCTGGCTGAGTCACTGAGCCAGGCTATAGAGACAGCTGCAATGGCTGCCAGGCAGCTGGCACGAGAAGATCCAGCCCTGCTGGTGGCTGCTCTTCGTGTGGCAGAGGTGGAGGCTGGGCGCACAACTCCTGTGGGGCAGACTCCCCGAGATTGGCGGCAACGCTGTCTGCATGCACTACAGACAGGCCTGGAGCAAGTTCACTTTTCAACAACCACGCTTCCTGAACCAGGGGCCCTAGCAGGGTGGCTGAAGGCTCTGCAAGTAGCCCTGCCTGCTGAGTTGGCCACAGCTGAGGCACTAGTGGCACCCTGTTGCCCACCACACTACAAAGTGGTGCAGCTCTGGGCCCACACCCTGCACAATGGCCTGCGCCGCAGCCTGCAGCATCTCCTTGCAGGGCCTGAGCTGGGAGCTGCTGATGCCTTCGCCTTGTTGCACTGGGCACTGCATGTGTACTTGGG GCAGGAAATGATGGGGAGCCTGGAATTGGGGCCTGAAGTTGATGTTTCCCAGCTGGAGCCCCTTCTGACGTTGGAGAACATTGAGCAGCTGCAGGCAACATTTGTGGCCAAAGTCCAG GCAAGTGTGGCCCAGTGGCTGCAGAAGGCACTGGATGGGGAAATAGCTGAATGGGGCCGGGAGCAGGAGCCCAACACAGACCCATCTGGCTTCTACCACTCACCAATGCCAGCTATTGTACTGCAG ATATTGACTGAGAACATTCGTGTGAGCAGCCTGGTCAGCGAGTCACTACAGCAGCGGGTGCATGGCATGGCACTGTCAGAACTGGGCACATTCCTGAGGAG CTTCAGTGATGCTCTGATCCGATTCTCCAGAGATCACCTCAGAGGGGAAGCCATGGCCCCTCACTATGTGCCCTACCTCCTGGCAGCCTTCAACCACCAATCAGCACTGAG CTCCTCAGTGTCCATCCTGCAACCCGACGGAGCAGCTTCAGGGGTCTTGGCTCCGATAGAAGCCGCGCTGGACGAGTTGCAGAGGAGGATCTGCCGTCTGGTATTGGAGGCACTGCAGGTGGAGCTTCAG cccctgtttgAATCTGTGCCCTCGCGCCAGTGGCTGTCGAGCTCCGAGTTGCTGGACTGTGTGCGCGATCAGACGTCACGATTCTGCCGGGATTTCTGGCGTGTGCGGAGCCCCGCGGTTGAA TTGCTGTTGGCAGAGGCAGAGCGCACGGTGGTATTGCAGTACTTACAAGCGCTGATGTCAGGTCGCCTAGTGTGCCGCGATGCAGACGAACGAACCCAGGCTGCCGAGCGACTGCAGCACGATGCCGCCCAGCTTAAGGAGCTTTTCCTCGGTTTG GGTCTGGAGGAGAGCTCGCATTGTGCGCCGGTGCTGCTCGCCTTGAGGGAGTTGCTGAATCTGCGCGACCCCACGCTGCTTGGCCTGGAAGTGGCAGGCCTGAGGCAACAATTTCCGGACGTGAG CGAGGACCACGTCTCTGCCCTTTTGGATCTGCGCGGGGACGTGTCCCGAGAGCAGCGTCAGGCCGCACTCATCTCCTTGCAGGATGGCCCGCCGCCTTCGCCCCTCATGGGCCACCGCGCTCTCTTCAGCCTGGTGCCGGCGCCTACGCCCTcgctctcctcctgcctcccctcggGGCCCTGCTCTTGA
- the Exoc3l1 gene encoding exocyst complex component 3-like protein isoform X2 codes for MESAAKDKMKPALPCGPEWPEQERAEQLARGAALKWASGIFYRPEQLTRLSQYRSREVQRTCSLEARIKSVVQSYLEGVQTGVWHLSRALEAVQGTREALSQARGLLKSMAQASQSLEPLRERVIQHKQLQALSQLLPRLQAVPAAMANTQTLIDAQRLLEAYVSLRELEQLQEETWASLGGLELPVFQGLGLLAESLSQAIETAAMAARQLAREDPALLVAALRVAEVEAGRTTPVGQTPRDWRQRCLHALQTGLEQVHFSTTTLPEPGALAGWLKALQVALPAELATAEALVAPCCPPHYKVVQLWAHTLHNGLRRSLQHLLAGPELGAADAFALLHWALHVYLGQEMMGSLELGPEVDVSQLEPLLTLENIEQLQATFVAKVQASVAQWLQKALDGEIAEWGREQEPNTDPSGFYHSPMPAIVLQILTENIRVSSLVSESLQQRVHGMALSELGTFLRSFSDALIRFSRDHLRGEAMAPHYVPYLLAAFNHQSALSSSVSILQPDGAASGVLAPIEAALDELQRRICRLVLEALQVELQPLFESVPSRQWLSSSELLDCVRDQTSRFCRDFWRVRSPAVELLLAEAERTVVLQYLQALMSGRLVCRDADERTQAAERLQHDAAQLKELFLGLGLEESSHCAPVLLALRELLNLRDPTLLGLEVAGLRQQFPDVSEDHVSALLDLRGDVSREQRQAALISLQDGPPPSPLMGHRALFSLVPAPTPSLSSCLPSGPCS; via the exons ATGGAGTCAGCAGCCAAGGACAAAATGAAGCCTGCACTTCCCTGTG GGCCTGAGTGGCCAGAGCAGGAGCGGGCAGAGCAACTGGCTAGGGGTGCAGCACTCAAGTGGGCCTCAGGCATCTTCTACCGGCCGGAGCAGCTGACCAGGCTGAGCCAGTACCGTAGTCGAGAGGTGCAGCGTACCTGCTCCCTAGAAGCACGCATCAAG TCAGTGGTGCAGTCATACCTGGAAGGTGTGCAGACTGGTGTGTGGCATCTGTCCCGTGCCCTTGAGGCAGTGCAGGGAACCCGTGAAGCCCTGAGCCAGGCCCGTGGGTTACTCAAGAGTATGGCCCAGGCCTCACAGAGCCTAGAGCCCCTTCGGGAGCGGGTTATCCAACATAAGCAACTGCAGGCCCTGTCTCAGTTGCTGCCCCGGCTGCAGGCAG TGCCAGCTGCAATGGCCAACACACAGACCCTGATTGATGCCCAGCGACTCTTGGAGGCATATGTGAGCCTGCGGGAATTGGAGCAGCTGCAAGAGGAGACATGGGCATCTCTTGGGGGCCTTGAGTTGCCAGTCTTTCAGGGCCTGGGCCTTCTGGCTGAGTCACTGAGCCAGGCTATAGAGACAGCTGCAATGGCTGCCAGGCAGCTGGCACGAGAAGATCCAGCCCTGCTGGTGGCTGCTCTTCGTGTGGCAGAGGTGGAGGCTGGGCGCACAACTCCTGTGGGGCAGACTCCCCGAGATTGGCGGCAACGCTGTCTGCATGCACTACAGACAGGCCTGGAGCAAGTTCACTTTTCAACAACCACGCTTCCTGAACCAGGGGCCCTAGCAGGGTGGCTGAAGGCTCTGCAAGTAGCCCTGCCTGCTGAGTTGGCCACAGCTGAGGCACTAGTGGCACCCTGTTGCCCACCACACTACAAAGTGGTGCAGCTCTGGGCCCACACCCTGCACAATGGCCTGCGCCGCAGCCTGCAGCATCTCCTTGCAGGGCCTGAGCTGGGAGCTGCTGATGCCTTCGCCTTGTTGCACTGGGCACTGCATGTGTACTTGGG GCAGGAAATGATGGGGAGCCTGGAATTGGGGCCTGAAGTTGATGTTTCCCAGCTGGAGCCCCTTCTGACGTTGGAGAACATTGAGCAGCTGCAGGCAACATTTGTGGCCAAAGTCCAG GCAAGTGTGGCCCAGTGGCTGCAGAAGGCACTGGATGGGGAAATAGCTGAATGGGGCCGGGAGCAGGAGCCCAACACAGACCCATCTGGCTTCTACCACTCACCAATGCCAGCTATTGTACTGCAG ATATTGACTGAGAACATTCGTGTGAGCAGCCTGGTCAGCGAGTCACTACAGCAGCGGGTGCATGGCATGGCACTGTCAGAACTGGGCACATTCCTGAGGAG CTTCAGTGATGCTCTGATCCGATTCTCCAGAGATCACCTCAGAGGGGAAGCCATGGCCCCTCACTATGTGCCCTACCTCCTGGCAGCCTTCAACCACCAATCAGCACTGAG CTCCTCAGTGTCCATCCTGCAACCCGACGGAGCAGCTTCAGGGGTCTTGGCTCCGATAGAAGCCGCGCTGGACGAGTTGCAGAGGAGGATCTGCCGTCTGGTATTGGAGGCACTGCAGGTGGAGCTTCAG cccctgtttgAATCTGTGCCCTCGCGCCAGTGGCTGTCGAGCTCCGAGTTGCTGGACTGTGTGCGCGATCAGACGTCACGATTCTGCCGGGATTTCTGGCGTGTGCGGAGCCCCGCGGTTGAA TTGCTGTTGGCAGAGGCAGAGCGCACGGTGGTATTGCAGTACTTACAAGCGCTGATGTCAGGTCGCCTAGTGTGCCGCGATGCAGACGAACGAACCCAGGCTGCCGAGCGACTGCAGCACGATGCCGCCCAGCTTAAGGAGCTTTTCCTCGGTTTG GGTCTGGAGGAGAGCTCGCATTGTGCGCCGGTGCTGCTCGCCTTGAGGGAGTTGCTGAATCTGCGCGACCCCACGCTGCTTGGCCTGGAAGTGGCAGGCCTGAGGCAACAATTTCCGGACGTGAG CGAGGACCACGTCTCTGCCCTTTTGGATCTGCGCGGGGACGTGTCCCGAGAGCAGCGTCAGGCCGCACTCATCTCCTTGCAGGATGGCCCGCCGCCTTCGCCCCTCATGGGCCACCGCGCTCTCTTCAGCCTGGTGCCGGCGCCTACGCCCTcgctctcctcctgcctcccctcggGGCCCTGCTCTTGA
- the Exoc3l1 gene encoding exocyst complex component 3-like protein isoform X1 produces the protein MESAAKDKMKPALPCGSSSPGPEWPEQERAEQLARGAALKWASGIFYRPEQLTRLSQYRSREVQRTCSLEARIKSVVQSYLEGVQTGVWHLSRALEAVQGTREALSQARGLLKSMAQASQSLEPLRERVIQHKQLQALSQLLPRLQAVPAAMANTQTLIDAQRLLEAYVSLRELEQLQEETWASLGGLELPVFQGLGLLAESLSQAIETAAMAARQLAREDPALLVAALRVAEVEAGRTTPVGQTPRDWRQRCLHALQTGLEQVHFSTTTLPEPGALAGWLKALQVALPAELATAEALVAPCCPPHYKVVQLWAHTLHNGLRRSLQHLLAGPELGAADAFALLHWALHVYLGQEMMGSLELGPEVDVSQLEPLLTLENIEQLQATFVAKVQASVAQWLQKALDGEIAEWGREQEPNTDPSGFYHSPMPAIVLQILTENIRVSSLVSESLQQRVHGMALSELGTFLRSFSDALIRFSRDHLRGEAMAPHYVPYLLAAFNHQSALSSSVSILQPDGAASGVLAPIEAALDELQRRICRLVLEALQVELQPLFESVPSRQWLSSSELLDCVRDQTSRFCRDFWRVRSPAVELLLAEAERTVVLQYLQALMSGRLVCRDADERTQAAERLQHDAAQLKELFLGLGLEESSHCAPVLLALRELLNLRDPTLLGLEVAGLRQQFPDVSEDHVSALLDLRGDVSREQRQAALISLQDGPPPSPLMGHRALFSLVPAPTPSLSSCLPSGPCS, from the exons ATGGAGTCAGCAGCCAAGGACAAAATGAAGCCTGCACTTCCCTGTG GCTCTTCTTCCCCAGGGCCTGAGTGGCCAGAGCAGGAGCGGGCAGAGCAACTGGCTAGGGGTGCAGCACTCAAGTGGGCCTCAGGCATCTTCTACCGGCCGGAGCAGCTGACCAGGCTGAGCCAGTACCGTAGTCGAGAGGTGCAGCGTACCTGCTCCCTAGAAGCACGCATCAAG TCAGTGGTGCAGTCATACCTGGAAGGTGTGCAGACTGGTGTGTGGCATCTGTCCCGTGCCCTTGAGGCAGTGCAGGGAACCCGTGAAGCCCTGAGCCAGGCCCGTGGGTTACTCAAGAGTATGGCCCAGGCCTCACAGAGCCTAGAGCCCCTTCGGGAGCGGGTTATCCAACATAAGCAACTGCAGGCCCTGTCTCAGTTGCTGCCCCGGCTGCAGGCAG TGCCAGCTGCAATGGCCAACACACAGACCCTGATTGATGCCCAGCGACTCTTGGAGGCATATGTGAGCCTGCGGGAATTGGAGCAGCTGCAAGAGGAGACATGGGCATCTCTTGGGGGCCTTGAGTTGCCAGTCTTTCAGGGCCTGGGCCTTCTGGCTGAGTCACTGAGCCAGGCTATAGAGACAGCTGCAATGGCTGCCAGGCAGCTGGCACGAGAAGATCCAGCCCTGCTGGTGGCTGCTCTTCGTGTGGCAGAGGTGGAGGCTGGGCGCACAACTCCTGTGGGGCAGACTCCCCGAGATTGGCGGCAACGCTGTCTGCATGCACTACAGACAGGCCTGGAGCAAGTTCACTTTTCAACAACCACGCTTCCTGAACCAGGGGCCCTAGCAGGGTGGCTGAAGGCTCTGCAAGTAGCCCTGCCTGCTGAGTTGGCCACAGCTGAGGCACTAGTGGCACCCTGTTGCCCACCACACTACAAAGTGGTGCAGCTCTGGGCCCACACCCTGCACAATGGCCTGCGCCGCAGCCTGCAGCATCTCCTTGCAGGGCCTGAGCTGGGAGCTGCTGATGCCTTCGCCTTGTTGCACTGGGCACTGCATGTGTACTTGGG GCAGGAAATGATGGGGAGCCTGGAATTGGGGCCTGAAGTTGATGTTTCCCAGCTGGAGCCCCTTCTGACGTTGGAGAACATTGAGCAGCTGCAGGCAACATTTGTGGCCAAAGTCCAG GCAAGTGTGGCCCAGTGGCTGCAGAAGGCACTGGATGGGGAAATAGCTGAATGGGGCCGGGAGCAGGAGCCCAACACAGACCCATCTGGCTTCTACCACTCACCAATGCCAGCTATTGTACTGCAG ATATTGACTGAGAACATTCGTGTGAGCAGCCTGGTCAGCGAGTCACTACAGCAGCGGGTGCATGGCATGGCACTGTCAGAACTGGGCACATTCCTGAGGAG CTTCAGTGATGCTCTGATCCGATTCTCCAGAGATCACCTCAGAGGGGAAGCCATGGCCCCTCACTATGTGCCCTACCTCCTGGCAGCCTTCAACCACCAATCAGCACTGAG CTCCTCAGTGTCCATCCTGCAACCCGACGGAGCAGCTTCAGGGGTCTTGGCTCCGATAGAAGCCGCGCTGGACGAGTTGCAGAGGAGGATCTGCCGTCTGGTATTGGAGGCACTGCAGGTGGAGCTTCAG cccctgtttgAATCTGTGCCCTCGCGCCAGTGGCTGTCGAGCTCCGAGTTGCTGGACTGTGTGCGCGATCAGACGTCACGATTCTGCCGGGATTTCTGGCGTGTGCGGAGCCCCGCGGTTGAA TTGCTGTTGGCAGAGGCAGAGCGCACGGTGGTATTGCAGTACTTACAAGCGCTGATGTCAGGTCGCCTAGTGTGCCGCGATGCAGACGAACGAACCCAGGCTGCCGAGCGACTGCAGCACGATGCCGCCCAGCTTAAGGAGCTTTTCCTCGGTTTG GGTCTGGAGGAGAGCTCGCATTGTGCGCCGGTGCTGCTCGCCTTGAGGGAGTTGCTGAATCTGCGCGACCCCACGCTGCTTGGCCTGGAAGTGGCAGGCCTGAGGCAACAATTTCCGGACGTGAG CGAGGACCACGTCTCTGCCCTTTTGGATCTGCGCGGGGACGTGTCCCGAGAGCAGCGTCAGGCCGCACTCATCTCCTTGCAGGATGGCCCGCCGCCTTCGCCCCTCATGGGCCACCGCGCTCTCTTCAGCCTGGTGCCGGCGCCTACGCCCTcgctctcctcctgcctcccctcggGGCCCTGCTCTTGA
- the Exoc3l1 gene encoding exocyst complex component 3-like protein isoform X5, whose protein sequence is MANTQTLIDAQRLLEAYVSLRELEQLQEETWASLGGLELPVFQGLGLLAESLSQAIETAAMAARQLAREDPALLVAALRVAEVEAGRTTPVGQTPRDWRQRCLHALQTGLEQVHFSTTTLPEPGALAGWLKALQVALPAELATAEALVAPCCPPHYKVVQLWAHTLHNGLRRSLQHLLAGPELGAADAFALLHWALHVYLGQEMMGSLELGPEVDVSQLEPLLTLENIEQLQATFVAKVQASVAQWLQKALDGEIAEWGREQEPNTDPSGFYHSPMPAIVLQILTENIRVSSLVSESLQQRVHGMALSELGTFLRSFSDALIRFSRDHLRGEAMAPHYVPYLLAAFNHQSALSSSVSILQPDGAASGVLAPIEAALDELQRRICRLVLEALQVELQPLFESVPSRQWLSSSELLDCVRDQTSRFCRDFWRVRSPAVELLLAEAERTVVLQYLQALMSGRLVCRDADERTQAAERLQHDAAQLKELFLGLGLEESSHCAPVLLALRELLNLRDPTLLGLEVAGLRQQFPDVSEDHVSALLDLRGDVSREQRQAALISLQDGPPPSPLMGHRALFSLVPAPTPSLSSCLPSGPCS, encoded by the exons ATGGCCAACACACAGACCCTGATTGATGCCCAGCGACTCTTGGAGGCATATGTGAGCCTGCGGGAATTGGAGCAGCTGCAAGAGGAGACATGGGCATCTCTTGGGGGCCTTGAGTTGCCAGTCTTTCAGGGCCTGGGCCTTCTGGCTGAGTCACTGAGCCAGGCTATAGAGACAGCTGCAATGGCTGCCAGGCAGCTGGCACGAGAAGATCCAGCCCTGCTGGTGGCTGCTCTTCGTGTGGCAGAGGTGGAGGCTGGGCGCACAACTCCTGTGGGGCAGACTCCCCGAGATTGGCGGCAACGCTGTCTGCATGCACTACAGACAGGCCTGGAGCAAGTTCACTTTTCAACAACCACGCTTCCTGAACCAGGGGCCCTAGCAGGGTGGCTGAAGGCTCTGCAAGTAGCCCTGCCTGCTGAGTTGGCCACAGCTGAGGCACTAGTGGCACCCTGTTGCCCACCACACTACAAAGTGGTGCAGCTCTGGGCCCACACCCTGCACAATGGCCTGCGCCGCAGCCTGCAGCATCTCCTTGCAGGGCCTGAGCTGGGAGCTGCTGATGCCTTCGCCTTGTTGCACTGGGCACTGCATGTGTACTTGGG GCAGGAAATGATGGGGAGCCTGGAATTGGGGCCTGAAGTTGATGTTTCCCAGCTGGAGCCCCTTCTGACGTTGGAGAACATTGAGCAGCTGCAGGCAACATTTGTGGCCAAAGTCCAG GCAAGTGTGGCCCAGTGGCTGCAGAAGGCACTGGATGGGGAAATAGCTGAATGGGGCCGGGAGCAGGAGCCCAACACAGACCCATCTGGCTTCTACCACTCACCAATGCCAGCTATTGTACTGCAG ATATTGACTGAGAACATTCGTGTGAGCAGCCTGGTCAGCGAGTCACTACAGCAGCGGGTGCATGGCATGGCACTGTCAGAACTGGGCACATTCCTGAGGAG CTTCAGTGATGCTCTGATCCGATTCTCCAGAGATCACCTCAGAGGGGAAGCCATGGCCCCTCACTATGTGCCCTACCTCCTGGCAGCCTTCAACCACCAATCAGCACTGAG CTCCTCAGTGTCCATCCTGCAACCCGACGGAGCAGCTTCAGGGGTCTTGGCTCCGATAGAAGCCGCGCTGGACGAGTTGCAGAGGAGGATCTGCCGTCTGGTATTGGAGGCACTGCAGGTGGAGCTTCAG cccctgtttgAATCTGTGCCCTCGCGCCAGTGGCTGTCGAGCTCCGAGTTGCTGGACTGTGTGCGCGATCAGACGTCACGATTCTGCCGGGATTTCTGGCGTGTGCGGAGCCCCGCGGTTGAA TTGCTGTTGGCAGAGGCAGAGCGCACGGTGGTATTGCAGTACTTACAAGCGCTGATGTCAGGTCGCCTAGTGTGCCGCGATGCAGACGAACGAACCCAGGCTGCCGAGCGACTGCAGCACGATGCCGCCCAGCTTAAGGAGCTTTTCCTCGGTTTG GGTCTGGAGGAGAGCTCGCATTGTGCGCCGGTGCTGCTCGCCTTGAGGGAGTTGCTGAATCTGCGCGACCCCACGCTGCTTGGCCTGGAAGTGGCAGGCCTGAGGCAACAATTTCCGGACGTGAG CGAGGACCACGTCTCTGCCCTTTTGGATCTGCGCGGGGACGTGTCCCGAGAGCAGCGTCAGGCCGCACTCATCTCCTTGCAGGATGGCCCGCCGCCTTCGCCCCTCATGGGCCACCGCGCTCTCTTCAGCCTGGTGCCGGCGCCTACGCCCTcgctctcctcctgcctcccctcggGGCCCTGCTCTTGA